The Oncorhynchus masou masou isolate Uvic2021 chromosome 14, UVic_Omas_1.1, whole genome shotgun sequence region cctcagaaaaaaaaaattgtagacctccacaagtttggttcatctttgggagcaatttccaaacgccttatGGTAACACGTTATcctgtacaaacaccatgggaccacgcaggaaggagatgcgttctgtctcctagagatgaacgtattttggtgcaaagagtgcaaatcaatcccagaacaacagcaaaggaccttgtgaagatgctaaaTGAAACACGTACAATAGTATCTGTATCCACaataaaaacgagtcctatatcgacataacctgaaaggccgctcagcaaggaagaagccactgctccaaaactgccataaagaaagccagacgacggtttgcaactgcacatggggaaaatgtcctctggtctgatgaaacaaaaatagaactgtttggccataatgaccatcattatgtttataagaaaaaaagggagaggcttgcaagctgaacaacatcccaaccgtgaagcacgggggtggcagcatcatgttgtgggggtgctttgctgcaggagggactggtgcacttcacaaaatagatggcatcatgagatagGAAAATTAgagggatatattgaagcaacatctcaagacatcagtcaggaagttaaagcttgggtcttccaaatggacaatgacgaaACATaattccaaagttatggcaaaatgacttaaggacaacaaagtcaaggtattggagtggtcatcaaagtcctgacctcaatcctatagaaaatttgtgggcagaactgaaaaagcgtgtgcgagcgaggaggcctacacacctgactcagttacaccagctgtcaggagggatgggccaaaattcacctaacttattgtgggaagctacccgaaacgtttgacccaagttaaacaatttaaaggcaatgctaacaaatactaattgagtgtatgtaaacttttgacccactgggaatgtgatgaaagaaaagctgaaatatataattctctactattattctgacatttcacattcttaaaataaagtggtgatcctaactgacctaagacagggaattcttactgggattaaatgtcaggacttctgaaaaactgagtttaaatgtatttggctaaggtgcatgtaaacttcgacttcaactgtaaatattgCACTTGAGAAACAATcttaaagtagaaatagaatgaaacaaacaggccTTCTACAGTATTTTTGCTctattatagtggccactatagtAGACATTGATCAAGTGCACAAGGCTACATGTGTGCAAATAATGTTCACTGGGTAAAACATGAAATCCCCCCTCACTCACACGTGTTACTGTCAAGTTACACACAACAAAAGCAATATCTTTGGGCTACACTGCACATTACTACATTGTACACTTTAtgcctgtggacatctgttctacaatgtgccaACACAGCatgataccctttgttggcataattgatctctttcaggcagagaGTACACCTGGCATACCCCTTTCATCCACTGTATTGaaaaagtgagaaagagggaaagtgtgCGGTGTTCCTTTCACCTCTGTAGTGACATTCAGATTAAGCCAGGTCCAGCTCCACTTAACTGTTTAACAAGCAACGCCTCATTTTCACCTAATTCGCTCATTCTGAAAATTAACCATTTCACACAGATGGCCATGGTCCAGTAAACAACTAATGCGTTATAACTTGAGGAACGGCAAGGAGTAGTATAACATTACCAGTTAATACTATAGCGAATTGATTAGGTTACTAATCTTAGCTAGGTAACATTACCAGTTAATACTATAACGAATTGGTTAGGTTACTAACCTTAGCTAGGTAACATTAGCTGTTGGACTTTATTAGACATCTAATTTTCACACCATAAACTCAATTATTTGATCAGTTAAGTTGGCTAATGTAgctcaacatttctctggctaGCTAACGGGTCATTTGATCCAGCTAGCAAGATCCTTAACGCAAACActtctccctcacctcaaacATTCCAAATGCCAGTTGTTTTTCAGTTACAGCTCATGAAGTACGCTTCATCTTCTCACCCCcatctccgtggtcaggcttctctcATACCTTTTCGATATCGTTCAGGGGACATGCTGCTGTAAGTTAACTGGCCAACTGCCTTTCCATTCACTTTCCAGAGCGAGCGCTGAAGCTGTAACTAGCAAGTTATCTTTTCTCTCTTCAGTAGAGTGCTGCATTTTGTTATGTGAATGATTGGCTGAACCTTGGATACAGACAGTATTTCTCCAAACGCGAATCACTTGTTCGCATACAGCCAGTAGTCATCCAAATCCACCCAGCCCCATCCAAAGTTCTCATTGGATCTACACGAATCACGTAGATTACCTTTTTTGGGTTCAAAATGGCAGATTTCGCCAAAAGGAGACTAGTTTGCATCCCTGTAATTTACCAGTGTGATAGAAATGATTCTCGTGACTTGGGGAGGAAGATGACAGACATCTTACCTGAGTCTCTGTTTCTGACAGAGAGCCATCGGAGTCTGGATCCAGCTCAAGATGGGACTGCAGCTCAGCCACAGAAACACTCGGAATAACAAAAACACCAGTATTAGTCACTCACTGAATCACACTGAAATCTCTGAATATCTCCAACTCTGCCagttacacactacacacactcactagccaTCTGCGTCATCATCCAGCTCCAGAAAAGCCTCAGCCATTCTAGTTTTGTCCTTCTCCATACGGATGAGTTCTTTTTGTTCTGAAACAGACAAAATCAAACACATACAACTTAGAAAGAGAAATCTTCAACAGGGCTTTGGTAATTGACTTCCAAATCATTAAGTTAACTACAAAGACATTGAAAAATATATCTGACTGGAGAGTCGATTTGCACTGGGCATTTCACAACATttaacaatatttttttttttttttttaactacacCCTAACTATATGAATATACTTTTACCAAACAGCACAAAACAacctttttttgtgaagaaaacaAATACATTGAGAGAATTGTGCATAGGTTAAAAGCAGAGAGATAATGGTTTCTAGTGTAATACCAGTGTACTTACCCTCCCAAGCCTTCAGGTGGCGCTCTTTAGCCTCTTTCTCTGGATCCTCCGCTGTTTCTTTCACAGTCCTCAGagcctccaccttctcctccagacCCTTCTTACTACCCTGCAGCTCAGTCAACTTGCCCTGCACAAACACATGGATAGAAGTATttacaacaaaaaacatttgaaacATACAAAGTCTTGTCATTTCATGAACTCATTCAAAAGGCAAGAATACATACCAATCCCTCTACATAAGAAATGGTCTCTGTATAGGCCCTAGCCATTTCTGCTGCCAAATCAACCCCAAATACAACTACTAACCTTTTCACACCCTTTGGTTGATTAGTCTCACCTGTTTGTCCTCCTGTCCCCTTTTAGCTTCATGTATCAGTTGTTGTTTGAGCAGAAAGCCTTCTTTGGTGATCTCAGCCATTATCTGcagactctccctctccttgCGTCCCATCTCCCTAGGGGTCACACAGCCAACACAATCAGTCTTCAAACACACATACTGGAAGAATCATTCAGCAACACAAAGGCCAATGTTAGTGTTGTAGTCAATATTAAGTGTTTGCAGAATGCTGTACGTTTTACTACGGCTCACCTGCAGGTGTTTTGACAAGTGGCACCACTGTTGTACTCGTCTGTCGTGTCACAGCAGTCTGAGGAGAGAACACACTTCATCAGCACAACAAAAAATTGAGAGAACGGGACAACTGATCCATGGAAAGATACTGTGGCGACATTCTTACCACAGATGCCGTCGTTGATCCGGGAGGAAGGGATGAAGGTGGGTCTGAAGCCAGCGTTGGTGCAGTGGAAGCTGCCGTTGGGGCAGGCAGCAGTACCTGTAGAAGAAAAATGCAAAGACATTCATTATAGTCAAGACCTTAGTGATAACTGTGCACAGAAGTGTGGGTTGATAGTGGGTTCAGTCTGGCTTTATTGATGAGAAGTGAGCGATACTGCACCTGGTTCATCCGAGCCATCCCTGCAGTCGCAGTAGTCATCGTTGACCCGGTCAAAGGGGATGGTGCTGGAGCCATCCAAACAGGTAAAGGGCTTGTTCTCCTCATAGAACTGTCGCTCTGTCGGGATCGTGGGGACAGGTAAGGGTTGGGTACATAAGAGCAAATCTGAGAGCCAATGCACACCTGCCAGGTTAAAATCCATgctcacaatgggattctgaaaGCTAAAATAACAGACTGCAATAGACTAGGCCTACCTCACTGGCTGTGATGAGAACCATAACGTTATTTGTCTGAATTCGGGTTAGAATCAGATGCCAACTCACTTGATAGTGGTACTCCGCGTGGACGCTGGATCTCCACCGCTGCGCCAGTGCCCATCGCCAAAGCCAAGCTCATCAACAACAGTAGAAGCGCACAAGACATGATGCAGTATCAACGGTGCCCAGCTACACTTTCAAGAATTCGCGGCGCTTACTGCAAACACAACTCAAGGCATTAGACAATGTACTTGAACCCAATACAGCAAGTCCTCAGACACCATCATTCACAACATTGAAACAGTCGGCCCCATATGAAACCTCAGATACAATGTGTTAGAACGACATTTTCAGAATCATTAAGTCATATTTCAATACATGTAAAGATAGGTAACGTTAACTTCGCTAAGTAACGTTATTAAGTTAACTGATTAACTAACGTTAGTAGTAGCAGCTAGCTATCACCGGTCTTGATTTAACGCGGTAAAAACTTCCTTTTGAACAATATTTATGAATGCTGTATATGCAATAAAGTACCATGTTCACAATAAAATGCTAAAAACAGTTATACAATCGTAATTTTCGAAGTAAAAATATGACTAATCATCCATTACCTCTCTTCCGCAATGCTTCAGGAAACGTCTCGTGCGCTCATGCACTATAATGTTTTCCTCTGATTGGACCGGCTCTCGAATCCGACTTGTGATTGGAGAATACTTGTGGCGTGGTGCATGATGGGTAATGAGTTGGAAGCAGCCATgtcagagagggtggagaaccTCGTTTGGCCATGTTATGTGGATTTGAGGTTGCAGACGTGTCTCTGTCAAAATACTTAGTGGTATAAAGTACTTTTTTTTCAGTTTGAGCCtcaaatgacatacccaaatctaactgcctggagctcaagacctgaagcaaggatatgcatgttcttgataccatttgaaaggaaacacttgacgtttgtggaaatgtgaaatgaatgtaggtgATTAAAACACATTAGATCATTtcttctttgaaatgcaagagaaaggtcatagtgtattattccagcccaggtgccatttagatgttggccactagatggcagcagtgtatgtgcaaagctttagactgattcaatgaaccattgcatatctgttcaaaatgttctaTCAAGACTGccaaaatgtgcctaattgggtttattaatacattttcaagttcataattgtgcactctcctcaaacaataacatggtcttctttaatagctactgtaaattggacagtgcagttagattaacaagaatttaagctttctgccatatcagatatgtctatgtcctgggattttttCATTTTCTCACGatctcatgctaatcgcattagcctatgttagatCAACCATCCCGCAtgggggggggagacagacaccgatcccgtagaggttaagtaaaaatacttttaagtactacttaagtagtttttggcagattctgtactttactatttgtatttttgacaacttttatttcactacatccttaaaaagaataatgtactttttactccatacattttccctgacacccaaaagtactcgctacattttgaatgcttagtagaacaggaaaatggtccaataaATGCATTTATCAAGAAAAGAtccctctgatctggtggactcactaaacatacatatacatattaaTTTATAAATTATCTCTGAGTATTATCTCTGAGTATTATCTCTGAGTATTGGAGATAGCACCTGGCTGTCCGTAAatataaaaaacaagaaaatagtaccgtctggtttgcttaatataaggaatttgaaattatgtatactttaacttttgatacttaagtatatttaaaaccaaatactacCATAGTACTtttttactgagtgactttcacttttacttgagtcattttctattaaggtatctttacttttactcaagtatgataatacggtactttttccaccactgaaaaTACTTCATAATTATAAGAGAGGTAGCTATGATCAAGGCAAACCAAACAATTAGACAGCGTAGCCTGAAACTGTCAGGCTGAAAGGAGTCCATCAATTTCTGCGATGGGGTTTATCATATGTATTGAGAATCCTCATGGTGTGCAATGGAAGTAAGTCTCTGTAGCCCATTCTTACTAATCGTTTAGATCGTCTTTGATAAACATGTAGGCCTACTCATACACGGATTCTCTCAAAATAAAAATATGGTGTGGAAGCATAGTATTCACATTCACTTTATAAACCACAATAAACCAGACTATTGAAGATCTTGACCTTTTCGTCTACTCCTTTTTTATCATCTCTGATAACATTATTAAGCACACACAGTAGCCACagtatttctctttgcttatattatttaaaaaatcttCCTTTATTTGTAATTTTAACACACTTTACAGTACCGaacagtgaaataaaataaaaatatactgATATATAATTGTATTATATAGCTGTTTGCTTATTAAATGCATTTTATTCACAAAATAACACCTCAGTTCTCTCAGAAGAAAACCTTTcataaaaataatataataaaaaataacttGGACACATTTTACACATTACAGCAATATAATTTACAAATATTACAATCATTTCATGGTGTTTTTTCCATTTATATAATTTTCCTAACTTGTGAACAAGTAACACATGATTTAAAGCCCAGATAATTGTTCTCAGAGGGAGTCTAATATGACAAAAGTGACCAAGAAGTGGAGGTGCTCATTTCAAAATGGCTACGCAATGTCTCCCTCAAAACCCTCTTGTTTATTTTACCTCTCGCTTCACCCATACACATCTGTCAATTACTCACAATCACTCCTACATGGCATATTGATAATGAATAGTTTTCATTGATTATGACTTGAGCAATATGGAATGGGCAAACATGGAATAGCACAATAGAAAAAAACTAAGGCTTGAAACCAGGTCCAACGGAACCAGTGAGAGACATAACTACCAAATCCTAAAAAAaaacacatactgtacccacATACTACTTTAACCACATTGTCTACCCTACAACCTCCCTTAATATAAAGTTTGGGTACAAAACATTTTCATTTTTCTGATGATTAATCTAATCCTGATTCATCCAATCTATCTAATTAATCTAATAATGAAATTTACACACTTCTCTGTGTGATAAAAATGATAGCacaaaagagaaagacagaggaaagaTGAGGACAGAAAAAGAGAAGGAAAGCATGATGGTGTGGCCAGTAGTGTTTAACCGATTTAGTTATTTTCTTATAACTAAACGTGGTTAATTATCAATGATAATGACCTGAATAAATTTGTAATTTACAATCCAACATTacaaaatatacaaaacaagCTGTGATAATGCTAATAGTTATATTATCAATATGTCATTATAGTTGCGTGTCTAGACCATCCACCAgaatgatacaaaaataaaaactgtACACAAACTGTTCAAAGAAAACACTTGTGGTATTTTCCATGGTTTTCTTTTCAATATTTAAAAAGAATGTCAGTAATTCATCAACAGAATAATTTCTTAATAAGAAATGATCGCTACAGTATTGTGTTAAAATGGCAATCaaatatttatttgtttttatagctcatgacaaaacaaaaagcCAGATAAACAAAGCCATATATCTTCAAAGACAGGGGGAAGCTTCATGGGAATCTCCTACTCCAGGTACTGAGACAGTAACGTTGGATTCCCATATTCCAACAATTAAAGGCCTGTGCGGTGACACCGCAATGCTGCTCCAGCCAATCACAGAGCTGGACTGGATGGATCTCAGGCCTCTTTTCCATCAGGCACAGGCTGAGCTACGTTACCGACCAGCAGAAACCAGCTATACTTATGTTGTAGTTTTTTTACCCTGTCAACAACTCCAAGTCAAACTGAGACCTATTCAAGCTGTGTGCTGATCAATCCTGTGACCATGACCTCATACAGCTAGGATGGTGATTCTAGTGAGTGATGACACACAACACATGACAAGAGAaaggtctctctcgctctctgtctgtctgtctgtctgtctttctctttctctgtctgtctgtctgtttgtctctttctctgtctgtctgtctctctctctctctgtctgtctgtctttctctttctctgtctgtctgtctctttctctgtcggtctgtctgtctgtttgtctctttctctgtctgtctgtctgtctgtctgtctgtctgtctgtctgtctgtctgtctgtctgtctgtctgtctgtctctctgtctgtctttctctttctctgtctgtctgtctctttctctgtctgtctgtctgtttgtctctttctctgtctgtctgtttgtctctttctctgtctgtctgtctgtctgtctgtctgtctgtctgtctgtctgtctctttctcaacaTAACATCAGACATTTAATCAGCCCAAGACAGACGTTATTTTCAACCAGAAAAAGTATTGTGAGAAAATATACTTACTCGACATCCGGTCTGCAACAGCTATTGGTTTACCACTCATTTGACCTGCATTCCCTGGAGCTAAATTGGCCTACTTATTGGGCCCTCGTAACTGACACAACACATTCTTAATATTGGCCATAAAATGTTCCTGTCCATATGCTGATGCTGGGTACATTGTgtatagacacacagacactcacagatAGAGGCATACAGACATGGTATAAATATACTAGGATATTTTGAATGTATCTTATAAATCTACATAGAGGCAGGTATGTATCCTGCATTTGACATTAAGGCAGAAAAGCTTAAAACGTAACAAGAAtggctgtgtgtgactgtctgaacAGCCTCCTTTCTGGCCAAGCTCGTTCTTTCGATTCCCTCCCATCCTGAAATCACCGTGACAAAATCCTCTCAGTCTGCCCCGTCAAAGCATCTCTCCCCTCATCAGTTTCCAATCTGTTGCTTTGGTGACAACTGATGCAGTGAGTGAGAAGAGACTGGTGAATAAATACCGTGTGACTGGGTAAGAGATGGAATGTGAATTTGTGCTGCTGATGATATTATCCTAATCCTTCAAACATATTTAGCAAAAAACAAGAATAAATAGAAAACAGGCAGAACATATACTCCAAAGTATCTCATGGCTTATCCTcagaaagtaaaaaataaaaataattttcgTATGTAAAAACTGGAGAGTCCACAAGCAgcaggtgtggtggtgtagtgatAGTGACTTCTCCTTATCTGCGAGTTCTGAAACGTCTCATCAACTTGAAAAGCAACAAAGGAAGACTTACAGCTGAAAACCTGTCACCACAGAAACAGACTGAGCATgtgacacacgcacactcacacacacacacacacacacacacgcacgcacgcacgcacgcgcgcacgcgcgcacacacgcacacacgcacacgcacacgcacacgcacgcgcacacacgcacacgcacacgcactaaATCATGAACAGTTACAATAGATCTTTGAACAAGAGACAATCAAAAATGAAGACAAAAGCAGACACTCCTGTCCCACGATGCATTGCTTCACGACAGCCTCATGTTTCAGGAGCTGGTGTTTCCAGAAAGGCACACAGCCATCTTGCACCGGTAGCGCTTCTTCATAAAGGGAAAATGGGAAAATGGAGGCGGGACCCTCAGGTCCCCTCATCACAGCGTCTTCCTTTCTTTATTAAACGTaatcctctcttcttttctcgcGCCACTCCTCCTCTATAGATAGATATCTGTAGTCTTCTTTCCGACAGAAATGGAAAATAAGTCACTCTGAAAAAAACAGAGTTCTTGTTGAATTCTAACAAACATGAACTAGTAATACTGACTGACACTAGTTAATACTCCATATAGAGATGGCTTTTTCCAAAGAGATTCGTTACCAATcagagtcaaacacacacacaaacacacacattctcgTGTGTAGACTTcagagtttttttcccccatGAATCAAAGTGTGTGagtgaggtgtgtttgtgtgtggaggtgAGTTTGtgcatgtttatgtgtgtgtgtttcagttccAGTGCTACACTGTCTTCAATGGCCCATTATTAATGCTTCTCTATGTTCCTCTTTGTCCTCATAGCTGTTCCTCATAGCATCAGCTGGAAGAAACACCTCCAGCTCCAACTCCAAATCTACAGTTGCTGTGTAAATAGCTTTTCTTTAAGCAATATTATTTGTGTTCCCTTTTTGAAAAATAGATTTAAAGGTCTATTGTCTAAGGTCTATGTAGTCTTATTTGATCTTGGGATTTGGCCATTGGAAATAAAGGGTGGACAACAGGGGCGTGGTGTGTGCATGTGGGGTgtggccagggagagaggagcggAACTCATGTGTCATCAGCTGGTGAGGAGGAGTCTTCCTCCTCGCAGTCCTCCACGGGGCTTGTGTCAGAGTGTATCTCCACCCCTGACTGAGCTTTCTGAAgaactctcctcttctcctcctcctcctcctcctctacctcctcctccatccctactTCCCCTTCCTCCTCGATGATGTCTCCTTCCCTTTCATCCTTTAACacgtcctctccttcctcctcttctttcttgtcttcctcctctccctgacTGCAGTCCAGCACCATGTGATTGGGGGTggttttcccctcctcctcctcttcttcctcctcctgtcctccctcggTGTCGTCATCCAAGGTGAGCTTGAACTGGAACTTGTCGATGCAGGCGTTGAGCCTCTTGTCTGGGCCGAGGGGGATTGGGGGTGGGGAGATGGGGCTCTGGGGGATGGTGCTCTGGTACCAGTCCCTGTTGTCCTCCAGAGTGTCCAGGATGTCCTGGGCATCAGGGTGCACCAGGTCCCCCCACGTCTCCCACAGAGGGTGCACAATGTAGTCGATGAAGCCCACCTACAGCACACAACACCAGGAGAATCAAACACACTAACAAACATCACACTAATAACAAGCACATTACACGGCTAAGGAATTTGTGTAAGCAACATGAGATGACATTTATAAACATCAATCGTACTATTAAGAAAGCATATATAAGCATTAAGCTTTTATAATTACTTTGAAAGTGATCCCAAAATGTGACTTGTGTGTATGATTCCTAACCTGACTCTTCTCCACAGAAGCAGTGTGTTTGTCACACATGGGGCTGatctccatgcctctctccctctccttgtccccCTGTCTAAAGAACTCCTCCATGATGCGCTCAGTCCACTCTCTGTACACGACCAGGGGCTTGGTGGGGTTACTTAGGTCCGCACAGTGCACCATGTTCCTCAgcacctgcagacacacacataagGTCAGGTATCACCAGTGCACGGTAGGCGTTGTGAATTTTCTCCAGCTTATGTTTAGAGGTCAGAGGGGAAAGCTCACCTGGATGCGGTCAGTGTAGTGGTCGAGCAGGAGCACTCCTGAACTGGTCACCTTCTTTGTCTCCACCATGGTCTTCAGATCAGCCAGCAAACTCATGTGCTTGGACATATCTGTCGCCAACACCTTGAGAGGTCAATTAAAGGAGGaggtcaaacaaaaacaaacaaaaaaaatagaaaataacatTTAAATAACTCTTATAAGCCCCGCCCCTTACTGGGTCAGCGGAGCAGCCCATTAGTGGGTGAGTGTGAGGGGCAGGAGCCTCACCATATCGATAACGAGCTTGCGCAggctctgtctctgcctcttgcTGAGGTTCTGGAAGATGTCACAGTTGTCCTCGTGGAGCAGCTTGAAGCCCACAGCCAGGTGGTGGTTCTCCAGGACTGACTCATCGTTGTACATCAGAGCCAGCTCCGAGTCTGGGGGAagaggacagacagaacacctCGGGTCAGTACAGAACACATACTAGGTCAGAGCACCTGTAGACACACCCCACTAGTGACCTTTTCACATTACAGTGCTGACTCTGACATTTTCCTTTTACGTTATCAGCCGTGCTACACTGACTGGTGTGTTGAGCTCAACTGAGACGTGGTTCAGGGAGCTTTATTCAGTTATAATGCAGTGTACTGTACAGCGTCCTGTCTCCTCCTTTCTCCATTGCAAGGACTCACTGGTATTGATGAGGAACTGGTTGGACACGCCAGGATGATCCACATCATGGATGGCAGCAGCGAATAACGCAGCCAGGATCTCCAGATCAGTGAACAcagcctgacagagagagagagagatagaacccAGTGTAACCAATCACGTTTTAGAACAGCCTACAGGACATGAATGTGCGATGGCAGTCAGAGTGCAGCTGTGTGCTTCAAGTTAGCTGTTGTTAGACGTAGCCTCAGTGTGGGGTGAAATGTGGTTCTTACGTCCAGAGCCGGAGTGGACAGCAGGACGTGGGTGGACTGTGTGACGTCAGCGGCGTGGAGGCTGTTGTGGTAGGCCACGTTGGCATGGTAGTGGTCCTCCAGGGTCATAACGTAGGTCACGAAGGTGTCGACAGGGATTCGAAACGTCTTCAACAGATCCCTCTCCTACAGGGAAGGAAAACACAGTGTCACGCAAACACTCAGGATCCTATACACGTATATGAACAGCAAAGTCTACATTAAGTCTATATGACCACTCTTACCGAAAATCTATTGGATAAAACCACTGCTTTTCACCCACCTGGAAGATGGCGAACATGATGCAGCTGAGAGGCCTATTATTGGAGAACTCAGCCAGACGAAAGATATTAAGGCCCCACTTATTCAAGTCATCCAGCTCCTGGTCAACAGACATCAGAATCAGAAACAGAATCAGCTTTATTTGCCAAGTAAATGTACACATACCCAGAATTTGACTTGACATATGACTCCATTTAATCCCTCCAGATACCAATAAAGATCAATAAATCAAACCATTTCATTTTTGTCCACTCTAATGGAGATGGACGTTTTGGGACGTATCACAGAGGCCATACATGCCACTGTGTTAAATCCTGTTGTACCTTTGAGGGGACATTCTGGTGTATTCAATGATATCATGTGGGGGGTGTGACTTTGTACTTTCTCatcctgttttttttattttaaacggCTGCCATCTCAATTTAGCACATTTTATTTAAAGAAGACAGTACATGTATGTAAATAGGTAATCATCATTTTTGTGAGTTTGATATTCAAATTGTTTCCAGTaagtaaatacagtacatgaccaaaagtatgtggacacctgctcttgTCGAAcgtctcattctaaaatcatgtgcattaatatggagttggtccacacctttgctgctataacagcttccactcttctgggatggCTTTTCACTagctgttggaacattgctgtggggacttgcttccattcagccacaagagcattattgaggtcaggcactgatgttgggcgattac contains the following coding sequences:
- the LOC135554145 gene encoding 3',5'-cyclic-AMP phosphodiesterase 4C-like isoform X2; translated protein: MGVVEAIDPASPSPCPSPVPGGYRLPRSSTSYSQLQGRGGGPDLELDLGAAAGGVLEGSGMAAERRTPLVDLFCETCSRPWLIGWWDQFKRMLNRELSHLSEMSRSGNQVSEYISTTFLDKQNEVEIPSPTLRERERDKPMCHISGVKKLTHSSSLSINTTMPRFGVKTEQEDALARELDDLNKWGLNIFRLAEFSNNRPLSCIMFAIFQERDLLKTFRIPVDTFVTYVMTLEDHYHANVAYHNSLHAADVTQSTHVLLSTPALDAVFTDLEILAALFAAAIHDVDHPGVSNQFLINTNSELALMYNDESVLENHHLAVGFKLLHEDNCDIFQNLSKRQRQSLRKLVIDMVLATDMSKHMSLLADLKTMVETKKVTSSGVLLLDHYTDRIQVLRNMVHCADLSNPTKPLVVYREWTERIMEEFFRQGDKERERGMEISPMCDKHTASVEKSQVGFIDYIVHPLWETWGDLVHPDAQDILDTLEDNRDWYQSTIPQSPISPPPIPLGPDKRLNACIDKFQFKLTLDDDTEGGQEEEEEEEEGKTTPNHMVLDCSQGEEEDKKEEEEGEDVLKDEREGDIIEEEGEVGMEEEVEEEEEEEKRRVLQKAQSGVEIHSDTSPVEDCEEEDSSSPADDT
- the LOC135554145 gene encoding 3',5'-cyclic-AMP phosphodiesterase 4C-like isoform X1, which encodes MSQRKLTRQMNLWETPEGLTTPSLTPTSPYVTSANSPVSPDHDHTRGHGNSVFFRRMKLNRSIERRLSSQSHLPLSFDSENGPSPGRSPMDSQASPVLGLHPSFTTEGCRSRGERRESFLYRSDSDYDMSPKNMSRNSSINSEGHAEDLIVTPFAQVLASLRTVRSNFTILANVTTPTNKRSPVTSQPTVPQATLSDETYQQMARETLAELDWCLDQLETIQTHRSVGDMASNKFKRMLNRELSHLSEMSRSGNQVSEYISTTFLDKQNEVEIPSPTLRERERDKPMCHISGVKKLTHSSSLSINTTMPRFGVKTEQEDALARELDDLNKWGLNIFRLAEFSNNRPLSCIMFAIFQERDLLKTFRIPVDTFVTYVMTLEDHYHANVAYHNSLHAADVTQSTHVLLSTPALDAVFTDLEILAALFAAAIHDVDHPGVSNQFLINTNSELALMYNDESVLENHHLAVGFKLLHEDNCDIFQNLSKRQRQSLRKLVIDMVLATDMSKHMSLLADLKTMVETKKVTSSGVLLLDHYTDRIQVLRNMVHCADLSNPTKPLVVYREWTERIMEEFFRQGDKERERGMEISPMCDKHTASVEKSQVGFIDYIVHPLWETWGDLVHPDAQDILDTLEDNRDWYQSTIPQSPISPPPIPLGPDKRLNACIDKFQFKLTLDDDTEGGQEEEEEEEEGKTTPNHMVLDCSQGEEEDKKEEEEGEDVLKDEREGDIIEEEGEVGMEEEVEEEEEEEKRRVLQKAQSGVEIHSDTSPVEDCEEEDSSSPADDT